A stretch of the Cytobacillus luteolus genome encodes the following:
- a CDS encoding FkbM family methyltransferase: MSNLYRNLVEMPIVTKVWSKYPKIWKHLVNVGLFIKYKTIHFEKLPSSIKLPSSFDLHINPEENRGRALLIRNGLIQEGLARFWVSSVHSFSPTIVLDVGVNYGEYLFTVKYPKSTKIYGIEANEQLLNYIDKSLENHPNKSQFNIIHAFATNREQQTHPFYIDKNWSGTSSGNAFNFEKVEKKVVPTITVDSLLKEANLKKERILFKIDVEGYEALVLEGMEHTIKNSKHLLGIIEFDSIYLQKAGTNLHLFLNKLDTNFYVYLFNKDGQLLKIDYLSLETLQKALKSKHIHTDLILSTTEL; the protein is encoded by the coding sequence ATGAGTAATTTATATAGAAACTTAGTTGAAATGCCTATTGTTACTAAAGTATGGTCGAAGTACCCAAAAATATGGAAACATCTCGTAAATGTAGGCCTCTTCATAAAATATAAAACGATCCATTTTGAAAAGTTACCTTCTTCTATTAAGCTACCTTCATCCTTTGATTTGCATATCAACCCTGAAGAAAACCGAGGAAGAGCGCTTCTCATTCGTAATGGACTGATTCAGGAGGGCTTGGCCAGGTTTTGGGTAAGTTCTGTCCATTCTTTTTCTCCCACCATCGTTCTTGATGTTGGCGTCAATTACGGCGAATATCTGTTTACAGTGAAATATCCAAAATCAACAAAAATATATGGAATTGAAGCGAATGAACAACTGTTAAACTATATAGACAAGTCATTAGAGAATCATCCAAATAAGTCACAATTTAACATCATACACGCATTTGCTACCAACCGTGAACAACAAACACACCCCTTTTACATTGATAAAAACTGGTCCGGCACATCATCAGGTAATGCATTTAATTTTGAAAAAGTTGAAAAAAAGGTGGTTCCAACCATCACTGTGGACTCCCTCTTAAAAGAAGCAAATCTGAAGAAAGAACGAATTCTCTTTAAAATTGACGTAGAAGGCTATGAAGCATTAGTTCTTGAGGGAATGGAGCATACCATAAAAAATAGCAAACATCTCCTTGGTATCATCGAATTTGATAGCATCTACCTTCAAAAAGCAGGAACGAATTTACACCTATTCTTAAACAAGCTTGATACAAACTTTTATGTCTATCTGTTTAATAAAGATGGACAATTACTTAAAATCGATTACCTATCACTAGAAACACTACAAAAAGCACTAAAATCCAAACACATCCACACAGACCTCATCCTCTCAACAACAGAACTATAA
- a CDS encoding phosphatase PAP2 family protein — MITKWVNHLHQWECGLFLTLNSRFDRQHLNLFFRQITHLGGARFTIIITIAIILISFMPLKMWAIESAIALATSHMLVSIIKKLYPRSRPYLSVSHAKVVDNPLKDHSFPSGHTTAIFSLITPYVIHFPILAIFLCPLALLVGASRVFLGLHYPSDVLVGSIIGTVFGILVVFLL, encoded by the coding sequence ATGATAACGAAATGGGTCAATCATTTGCATCAATGGGAATGTGGTTTGTTTCTTACATTAAACAGTCGTTTTGATCGTCAACATCTTAATTTATTTTTTCGCCAAATCACTCATCTAGGTGGTGCTAGATTTACGATTATTATCACGATAGCCATTATTCTCATTTCATTTATGCCTTTGAAAATGTGGGCAATTGAAAGTGCCATCGCTCTTGCCACAAGCCATATGTTAGTGAGTATCATTAAGAAACTATATCCGAGGTCTCGTCCTTATCTATCTGTTTCACATGCTAAAGTGGTGGATAACCCTTTAAAAGATCACTCTTTTCCATCAGGACATACGACAGCCATTTTTTCACTAATTACTCCTTATGTCATTCATTTCCCAATCTTAGCAATCTTTCTATGTCCACTTGCCTTACTTGTGGGGGCTTCCCGTGTGTTCTTAGGACTACATTATCCCTCAGATGTATTGGTAGGCTCAATAATAGGAACCGTATTTGGTATTTTAGTAGTCTTTCTTTTATAA
- a CDS encoding glycosyltransferase family 4 protein, with protein sequence MKIAIFTDTFTPQVNGVARTFQRFVDYLDQNKIEYRLFVPEAEEEDLYSNQIFRFSSLPFFLYPECRLALPNVFHIKKELEQFQPDLIHIATPFNMGLTGLFLGKKLNIPIVGSYHTHFDRYLKYYDLQFLSKWLWRYMNWFHRSFQKTFVPSFETKADVELNGFSTVHIWSRGVDCEKFNPSYSCLGVREKYEIKAPYIVSYVGRLAPEKDIDVLMNAAEHLPLVAQNKIHWLIAGDGPLYEELQKSKPPNMTFTGYLKGDELAEVYSVSDLFVFPSSTETFGNVVLEAHASGTAVVGARAGGVQEIIQHNKTGLLCEPGNVEEFSIAISKLIMDPTRMKEMGLNARKYAKTQSWDSIFTNLLFHYEEVINPKHEVTKSRVINL encoded by the coding sequence ATGAAAATTGCTATTTTTACTGATACTTTTACTCCTCAAGTGAATGGTGTAGCCCGTACCTTTCAGCGGTTTGTTGACTACCTGGATCAAAATAAAATTGAGTACCGCTTGTTCGTTCCAGAAGCTGAAGAAGAGGATCTCTATTCAAATCAAATCTTCAGGTTTAGTAGTCTTCCTTTTTTCCTATACCCAGAATGTAGATTGGCCCTCCCAAATGTTTTTCATATAAAAAAAGAATTAGAGCAATTTCAACCCGATCTTATTCACATTGCCACACCATTTAATATGGGATTAACTGGATTGTTTTTAGGGAAAAAGCTAAACATTCCGATTGTAGGCTCCTACCATACTCATTTTGATCGTTACTTAAAATACTATGATTTACAATTTCTTTCTAAATGGCTTTGGAGGTATATGAATTGGTTTCATCGTTCTTTTCAAAAAACATTTGTGCCTTCATTTGAAACGAAGGCTGATGTTGAGCTGAATGGTTTTTCAACCGTACATATTTGGAGTAGGGGTGTTGATTGTGAAAAGTTTAATCCTTCCTACTCATGTCTTGGTGTTCGAGAAAAGTATGAGATAAAAGCTCCCTACATCGTTAGTTACGTTGGTCGATTAGCACCCGAAAAAGACATAGATGTATTAATGAATGCTGCAGAGCATTTACCGTTAGTGGCACAAAATAAAATCCATTGGCTCATAGCTGGAGACGGCCCATTGTATGAAGAGTTACAAAAATCAAAACCACCTAATATGACTTTCACGGGCTATTTAAAGGGAGATGAGTTGGCTGAAGTTTATTCAGTCTCAGATTTATTTGTGTTCCCATCAAGCACAGAAACGTTTGGAAATGTGGTGTTAGAAGCACATGCAAGTGGAACGGCAGTTGTTGGGGCAAGGGCAGGTGGTGTTCAAGAAATTATTCAACATAACAAGACCGGTTTATTATGTGAGCCAGGCAATGTTGAGGAATTCTCCATTGCTATTAGTAAGCTAATTATGGACCCCACTCGAATGAAAGAGATGGGACTAAACGCAAGAAAGTATGCTAAAACACAGTCATGGGATTCAATTTTCACAAATTTGTTATTTCACTATGAGGAAGTTATCAACCCAAAACACGAGGTAACGAAGAGCAGAGTTATTAATCTGTGA
- a CDS encoding UDP-glucose dehydrogenase family protein, with product MRKIAIVGTGYVGLVTGVCLAEIGHQVTCIDNNVDKIATLLDGKSPIYEPGLEKLIHRNMAEKRLEFTTNHREAFFKVEVIYLAVGTPQNRDGSANLDCIFQAAREISEHVSGEIVVVVKSTVPVGTNDKIKQSIEENALSPLKVDVVSNPEFLREGHAIYDTFHGDRIVIGSSSKRAAAIIAEINEPFNIPIIHTDVRSAEMIKYASNAFLATKISFINEISTICEKVGANIEDVAYGMGQDSRIGSQFLKAGIGYGGSCFPKDTKALVQIAGNVKHTFDLLESVIRINNHQQLKLVEKALLRFGSLKGMRVAILGLAFKPNTDDVREAASIVLVERLLEEGGRITVYDPVAMDNARKILMNEVNYADSLREALYQADMALIVTEWDEIKEFPLEEFEKLMATPIIFDGRNCYRLEDIEQYAIEYHSIGRAMIKATQLTS from the coding sequence ATGAGAAAAATTGCGATCGTTGGAACAGGCTACGTGGGCTTAGTAACCGGAGTGTGTTTAGCCGAGATAGGGCATCAGGTTACATGTATTGATAATAATGTTGATAAAATTGCAACATTACTAGATGGAAAATCACCGATTTATGAACCAGGTTTAGAAAAATTGATTCATAGAAATATGGCTGAAAAACGTTTGGAGTTTACAACGAATCACCGTGAGGCATTTTTTAAGGTGGAAGTAATTTACCTTGCAGTTGGAACTCCACAAAATAGAGACGGATCCGCCAATTTGGATTGCATTTTTCAAGCTGCCCGGGAAATAAGTGAACATGTCTCGGGTGAAATCGTTGTAGTTGTAAAAAGTACGGTACCAGTTGGAACGAATGATAAAATTAAACAAAGTATTGAGGAAAATGCACTGAGTCCATTGAAGGTGGATGTCGTGTCAAACCCTGAATTTTTAAGGGAAGGTCATGCAATCTATGATACATTTCACGGAGATAGAATAGTAATCGGTTCATCAAGTAAGAGAGCTGCTGCAATCATCGCAGAAATCAATGAACCTTTTAACATACCAATCATTCATACTGATGTGAGAAGTGCGGAAATGATTAAATATGCATCGAATGCTTTTCTCGCCACAAAAATTAGTTTTATTAATGAGATTTCAACCATTTGTGAAAAAGTTGGGGCAAATATCGAGGATGTAGCTTATGGAATGGGGCAGGACTCTAGGATAGGCTCACAATTTTTAAAAGCGGGAATAGGCTACGGTGGATCTTGTTTTCCAAAGGACACAAAGGCGCTGGTCCAAATTGCAGGAAATGTAAAGCATACATTTGATCTATTAGAGTCTGTCATTCGAATCAACAACCACCAACAGTTAAAGCTTGTTGAAAAAGCATTACTCCGATTTGGAAGTTTAAAAGGGATGAGGGTGGCAATACTTGGTTTAGCTTTTAAACCAAACACGGATGATGTGCGTGAGGCGGCATCAATTGTTTTGGTGGAACGCCTTCTTGAAGAGGGGGGACGGATTACAGTTTATGATCCTGTTGCGATGGATAATGCTAGAAAAATATTGATGAATGAAGTGAATTATGCAGATAGTTTAAGAGAGGCTTTGTATCAAGCAGATATGGCATTGATTGTGACCGAGTGGGATGAAATTAAGGAGTTCCCTCTTGAAGAGTTTGAAAAGTTAATGGCTACTCCCATTATTTTTGATGGTCGTAATTGTTATCGTCTTGAAGATATCGAACAATACGCAATTGAATATCATTCAATTGGTCGTGCAATGATAAAGGCCACGCAACTAACATCGTAA
- a CDS encoding DUF2161 domain-containing phosphodiesterase, with product MDGVRMQEKRKLKEVDLYKPVQQYFSKEGYDVYGEVKDCDIVAEKGEDLVVIELKLTLSVDLLVQAAKRQKLTDQVYIAIPKPKYRIPSKRWTDLCHLIRRLELGLIVVSFTGNRKKTEIIIHPTPFDRPKSMRQNRKKRESIVKEISGRSADYNIGGSTKTKIMTAYKENCIQIASYLDHFGQLAPKDLVKMGTGDKTSSILTKNYYGWFDRIKRGIYQISDKGKLELKEFPDLVTYYLEKLDKEK from the coding sequence ATGGATGGTGTACGTATGCAGGAGAAGAGGAAGTTAAAAGAGGTAGATTTATATAAGCCGGTACAGCAGTACTTTTCGAAGGAAGGGTATGATGTGTATGGTGAGGTGAAGGATTGTGATATCGTTGCTGAAAAAGGGGAGGACTTGGTCGTTATCGAGTTGAAGCTAACCCTTAGTGTTGATCTACTTGTACAGGCTGCGAAACGTCAGAAGTTAACGGACCAAGTGTATATCGCGATTCCAAAGCCGAAGTACCGAATTCCAAGTAAGCGTTGGACAGATTTGTGTCATTTAATCCGAAGATTGGAATTGGGCTTAATCGTCGTATCTTTTACTGGAAATCGTAAGAAGACAGAGATTATTATACATCCAACTCCATTTGACCGTCCAAAGAGCATGAGGCAGAATAGGAAAAAAAGAGAATCAATCGTTAAAGAAATCAGTGGGAGAAGTGCTGATTATAATATAGGTGGCAGTACAAAAACAAAAATCATGACAGCATATAAAGAAAACTGCATTCAAATCGCAAGTTATCTTGACCACTTTGGCCAATTAGCCCCAAAAGATTTGGTCAAAATGGGAACTGGAGATAAGACCTCGTCTATTTTAACGAAAAATTATTATGGGTGGTTTGACCGAATAAAAAGAGGGATATATCAAATTAGTGATAAAGGAAAGCTAGAGCTAAAGGAATTTCCTGACCTTGTTACGTACTATCTTGAAAAATTGGACAAGGAAAAATAA
- a CDS encoding DinB family protein has product MNKRHEILFNQLETYRSYVVGVAGTVTAEQAEIIPNGFKNNVRWNLGHIYLDQFLWIQAVTKEKAPVPELFNGWFGYGTSPDNFTDETPSFEELLELLKGQPTQIKQLYGEKLEEEFAPTEMGMHTIEQVLTRTIFHEGMHLQTILDLKKLL; this is encoded by the coding sequence ATGAACAAAAGACACGAGATTTTATTCAACCAATTAGAAACTTACCGGAGCTATGTAGTAGGGGTAGCAGGAACTGTAACTGCCGAACAAGCAGAGATAATCCCTAACGGCTTCAAAAACAATGTAAGATGGAACCTTGGTCACATTTATCTTGATCAATTTTTATGGATTCAAGCAGTGACAAAAGAAAAAGCTCCTGTTCCGGAACTGTTTAATGGCTGGTTTGGATATGGAACATCTCCAGATAATTTTACAGACGAAACACCTTCATTCGAAGAATTACTAGAGTTGTTGAAAGGTCAGCCTACTCAAATAAAACAATTATATGGTGAAAAACTCGAAGAAGAATTCGCTCCAACGGAAATGGGAATGCACACGATAGAACAAGTGTTAACCCGTACAATCTTCCATGAAGGGATGCATTTACAGACCATCCTTGACCTGAAAAAACTATTGTAA
- a CDS encoding GNAT family N-acetyltransferase — protein sequence MFPILETERLELREIKQEDAENIFDCFSNEEVTRYYGQEPLTTKEQAHQFVEFFDKNYKENRGIRWGIQIKGTSTLIGTIGFNAWSSKHKRAEIGYELHPDHWRKGYATEVVSKVISYGFTELELTRIGAIVFIDNKASNELLLKLGFEKEGILRNYMYQNGMPHDTNVYSLLK from the coding sequence ATGTTTCCTATTTTAGAAACGGAGAGACTAGAACTAAGAGAGATAAAACAGGAAGATGCCGAAAATATCTTTGACTGCTTTTCTAATGAAGAAGTTACGCGGTATTATGGGCAAGAACCATTAACTACTAAAGAACAAGCGCACCAGTTCGTTGAATTTTTCGATAAGAACTACAAAGAGAATCGTGGAATTCGATGGGGAATACAAATAAAAGGAACAAGTACACTCATAGGAACCATCGGCTTTAACGCTTGGTCTTCAAAGCACAAACGAGCAGAAATTGGCTACGAACTGCATCCTGACCACTGGCGTAAAGGCTACGCTACTGAGGTGGTTTCAAAAGTAATCTCATACGGTTTTACTGAATTAGAATTGACTCGTATCGGTGCTATCGTTTTCATTGACAATAAAGCTTCAAATGAACTATTACTAAAGCTTGGCTTTGAAAAAGAAGGCATTCTCCGAAACTATATGTATCAAAATGGAATGCCACACGATACCAATGTATACTCTCTTCTAAAATAA
- a CDS encoding Lrp/AsnC family transcriptional regulator — protein sequence MKIDEIDRKIIDELKENSRLSMSELGRRINLSSPSVTERVRQMESFGIIKRYTLEIDYEKVGYPIECIVEATVKNGDYQSFKKLIEKLPNVEFCYRIAGNACYMVKLQFENFSKAEEFINTVAPYASTVTHFIFSKLETQLKLKS from the coding sequence ATGAAAATAGATGAAATTGATCGTAAAATAATTGATGAATTAAAAGAAAATAGCCGATTGTCGATGAGTGAGCTTGGTAGAAGAATTAATCTATCCTCCCCTTCTGTTACTGAAAGAGTTAGACAAATGGAGTCATTTGGTATCATAAAAAGATACACACTTGAAATTGACTATGAAAAGGTAGGTTATCCCATTGAATGCATTGTAGAGGCTACAGTGAAAAATGGTGACTATCAATCTTTTAAAAAGCTAATTGAGAAGCTTCCTAACGTAGAGTTCTGTTACCGTATCGCGGGCAATGCCTGTTATATGGTTAAACTTCAATTCGAAAATTTTTCAAAGGCTGAGGAATTTATCAATACAGTTGCACCTTATGCATCAACTGTGACACATTTTATTTTTTCAAAACTTGAAACTCAATTAAAACTAAAAAGCTAG
- a CDS encoding carboxymuconolactone decarboxylase family protein: protein MAIISESKIGETPFQKLIGHNKHLMEAWAGLGSVLEKEGLLTAKLKEQVRRTLAQKNGCEYCKAKGKPKAETFDEKTSIAVGFSEVFLSYPNGNIPDYAFNILKEQFSEPEISELCAFICFTIAQQYFGAMMKLLPE from the coding sequence ATGGCAATTATTTCTGAATCAAAAATAGGAGAAACTCCATTTCAAAAACTAATAGGGCATAACAAACATCTAATGGAAGCATGGGCAGGGTTAGGGAGTGTGCTAGAAAAAGAGGGTCTCTTAACAGCAAAGTTAAAAGAGCAAGTGAGAAGAACACTTGCACAGAAAAATGGATGTGAATATTGTAAAGCAAAAGGTAAACCTAAAGCTGAAACGTTTGATGAAAAAACCTCTATTGCAGTGGGATTTTCAGAAGTCTTTTTATCTTATCCAAATGGGAATATACCGGACTATGCTTTCAATATTTTAAAAGAGCAATTTTCTGAACCTGAAATTAGTGAATTATGTGCATTTATCTGTTTCACTATCGCCCAACAATACTTTGGGGCAATGATGAAACTACTACCAGAATGA
- a CDS encoding VOC family protein, with translation MKAQIALITILTKDVPTMKNFYKDVLGFEIKSDMDNYVEFESEGARFAICNREIMTQVTGGHPSYQDEKNGQAFELAFPCDSPADVQKTFEEIVSKGATPVKAPSAMPWGQTTAFFADPDGNIHEIFSN, from the coding sequence ATGAAAGCTCAAATTGCATTAATCACAATCTTAACAAAAGATGTACCTACGATGAAAAACTTCTACAAAGATGTTCTTGGTTTTGAGATAAAAAGTGATATGGATAATTATGTTGAATTTGAGTCTGAGGGTGCTCGGTTTGCTATATGCAATAGAGAGATTATGACTCAAGTAACAGGTGGCCATCCATCTTATCAGGACGAGAAAAATGGACAAGCATTTGAACTTGCTTTCCCTTGTGACTCTCCAGCAGATGTTCAAAAGACATTTGAAGAAATTGTTTCAAAAGGAGCTACACCTGTGAAAGCTCCAAGTGCCATGCCATGGGGCCAAACGACTGCCTTCTTTGCTGATCCCGATGGTAATATTCATGAAATCTTTTCTAACTGA
- a CDS encoding helix-turn-helix domain-containing protein, whose product MGNTIDQEVAVAKAIEYMKENLDKDITSEELARRVGYSPFHFSRIFKEITGVSPRHFLSALRIESGKRVLVNSSSSSVLKALLTVGFKSLGTFSSKFKHFVGLSPKQFQLSTEELTDFINHFGKSQTASHLEVGKPPMLTCKLEVPVNFKGVIFVGLFPRPIPDQKPIVGTAFTQQQTSCTFSEIPPGSYFLLVTAIKISLNPRDYFLLDTALRGKYDKMIEVREDTRLELKLTLREPVPSDPPILINLPKLLLEKERNKAN is encoded by the coding sequence ATGGGAAATACGATTGATCAAGAGGTAGCAGTTGCAAAGGCAATTGAATATATGAAAGAGAATTTAGATAAGGACATCACTTCAGAAGAGTTGGCGAGACGGGTGGGGTATAGCCCCTTTCATTTTTCAAGGATATTTAAGGAGATTACAGGTGTGTCCCCACGACATTTTTTGTCGGCATTGCGGATTGAATCAGGGAAGAGAGTCCTGGTAAATTCATCTTCATCATCTGTCTTAAAAGCACTCCTAACAGTGGGTTTTAAGAGTTTGGGAACATTTAGTAGTAAGTTTAAACATTTTGTAGGTTTGTCCCCAAAGCAATTTCAATTGAGCACAGAGGAGTTAACTGATTTTATTAATCACTTTGGTAAGTCACAGACTGCTTCGCATCTAGAAGTAGGTAAGCCTCCAATGTTGACTTGCAAACTCGAGGTGCCGGTAAATTTTAAGGGTGTCATTTTTGTCGGACTTTTTCCAAGACCCATTCCTGACCAAAAGCCCATTGTAGGGACTGCTTTTACCCAGCAACAAACGAGCTGTACATTTTCAGAGATTCCGCCTGGAAGTTATTTTTTGTTAGTAACAGCTATAAAAATAAGCTTGAACCCTAGAGATTATTTTTTACTTGATACGGCACTCAGAGGAAAGTATGACAAGATGATTGAGGTCAGGGAAGATACTCGGTTGGAATTAAAGCTTACATTACGAGAACCGGTGCCTTCAGATCCGCCAATATTAATTAATCTGCCGAAGTTATTACTTGAAAAAGAAAGAAATAAAGCAAACTAG
- a CDS encoding VOC family protein yields MINSVCVLTIKVDNIQAAIDFYTNVLDFNVSKYYGEKIVSLQHEAVPIVLEETEHQLLGNRQGVLLGLLSQDIEQDFSQLKAKGVKVLFDEPKPCPPGRYFVIEDPSRNEIELVQFL; encoded by the coding sequence ATGATAAACAGTGTGTGTGTATTAACCATTAAAGTCGACAATATTCAGGCAGCCATCGATTTTTATACAAATGTATTGGATTTCAACGTTTCAAAGTATTATGGGGAGAAGATTGTTAGTTTACAACATGAAGCGGTTCCGATTGTTTTAGAGGAGACCGAGCACCAACTTTTAGGAAATAGACAGGGTGTGTTACTTGGCCTACTTTCACAAGATATTGAACAAGATTTTTCACAGTTAAAGGCAAAAGGAGTTAAGGTTCTTTTTGATGAGCCGAAACCGTGTCCACCGGGGCGATATTTTGTCATTGAGGATCCTTCGAGGAACGAAATCGAACTAGTACAATTTTTATAA
- a CDS encoding VOC family protein — translation MIYEMTVQVRVSSMVEGQKWYQTLLNREPDFVPHDGFAEWELIPGCWLQVAEGTPLEGSGPIRLGVNSIESERDRLVKELELEKFQIHGREEVPVRWATFTDPWGNRIGFFEYVDLVEMEERVSRIENVMK, via the coding sequence ATGATATATGAAATGACTGTTCAAGTCCGTGTTTCATCGATGGTTGAGGGGCAAAAGTGGTATCAAACTCTGTTAAATAGAGAGCCTGATTTTGTTCCACATGATGGGTTTGCAGAATGGGAGCTTATCCCGGGTTGCTGGTTACAGGTTGCAGAGGGGACTCCTTTAGAGGGAAGTGGACCTATACGGCTAGGTGTAAATAGCATAGAATCCGAGCGCGATAGATTAGTGAAAGAGCTTGAATTAGAGAAGTTTCAAATTCATGGTCGAGAAGAAGTTCCAGTAAGATGGGCCACTTTTACAGATCCATGGGGGAACCGGATTGGATTCTTTGAATATGTTGACCTTGTGGAAATGGAAGAAAGAGTGAGTCGGATTGAAAATGTAATGAAATAA